A window from Mogibacterium neglectum encodes these proteins:
- a CDS encoding class II fructose-bisphosphate aldolase: MSLVTMDKLVQRAWEDGSCIPAFNVGSLEMISGAIRAAEDLDKPIIIQIAERLLKYSPLEYIGPAMVNAAKEAKVDIAVNMDHSNSFDVIEKALKLGFTSVMYDGSTNPYEDNIDGTLQVYELARKYGASVEGELGLVGGSEDGLSDHGIKCTNPNLAYDFCERTGVSALAVAIGNAHGDYPVAPELAFDILEEINQKAGKPLVLHGGSGLTDDDFRKAVSLGISKINIGTASFKNVTRFAASYLASKGKHDYFGLNTAMTQGMYENAFRHIKVFTGIE, encoded by the coding sequence ATGAGTTTAGTAACTATGGATAAGCTTGTTCAGCGTGCATGGGAAGATGGCAGCTGTATTCCCGCATTTAATGTAGGGAGCCTAGAGATGATTAGCGGTGCAATTAGAGCCGCAGAAGATCTTGATAAGCCGATAATTATTCAGATTGCCGAAAGACTGCTTAAGTATTCTCCGCTCGAATACATTGGACCAGCGATGGTGAATGCAGCTAAGGAGGCAAAGGTAGATATTGCCGTAAACATGGATCACAGCAACAGTTTTGATGTGATAGAAAAAGCTTTAAAACTTGGGTTTACATCAGTAATGTATGATGGTTCTACTAATCCGTATGAAGACAATATAGATGGAACCCTCCAGGTTTACGAGCTTGCAAGAAAGTACGGTGCGTCAGTTGAGGGGGAACTTGGGCTAGTTGGTGGTAGCGAGGATGGTTTAAGTGACCATGGCATTAAGTGCACAAATCCTAACCTGGCATACGATTTCTGTGAGAGGACTGGAGTTTCAGCTCTTGCTGTGGCTATTGGTAATGCTCACGGCGATTACCCTGTAGCTCCAGAGCTAGCATTTGATATACTGGAGGAGATAAATCAGAAGGCTGGTAAGCCACTGGTGCTCCATGGTGGTTCAGGTCTTACAGACGATGATTTTAGAAAGGCTGTATCACTAGGGATTTCCAAGATTAATATTGGGACCGCAAGCTTTAAAAATGTTACTAGATTCGCAGCCAGCTACCTTGCAAGCAAAGGAAAGCATGACTACTTCGGTCTAAATACTGCGATGACACAGGGAATGTATGAGAATGCATTTAGACATATCAAAGTGTTTACAGGGATTGAATGA
- a CDS encoding cation transporter: MKKKFKCEIDCANCAAKVEDAINKLDGVEEVKVNFMAQKITLVANDDRFDEILEAAIKTGKKIEPDFTVEMK; the protein is encoded by the coding sequence ATGAAGAAGAAATTTAAGTGCGAAATTGATTGTGCAAATTGTGCAGCAAAGGTAGAGGACGCAATAAATAAGTTAGATGGAGTAGAGGAAGTAAAAGTAAATTTTATGGCTCAGAAAATCACTCTCGTTGCCAATGATGATAGATTCGATGAAATTCTAGAAGCAGCTATTAAGACAGGTAAGAAGATTGAACCTGACTTTACAGTAGAGATGAAGTAG
- a CDS encoding Fur family transcriptional regulator, which yields MESKKRYKTKQYDELVEYISSIPGQYFTVNELYVHFAGMDKAIGVTTLYRHLQRMLDEGIVSKYAVGTNGAACFEYVGDGAPHEAVSVYHCKCEGCGKLIHVHCDKIKDIEQHLIDEHGFKVDPFRTVFYGICETCMDKSKER from the coding sequence ATGGAATCGAAGAAGAGATATAAGACAAAACAGTACGATGAACTTGTTGAATACATATCGTCAATCCCGGGACAGTATTTTACGGTGAACGAACTATACGTACACTTCGCTGGCATGGACAAGGCGATTGGAGTCACAACCTTATATCGTCACCTGCAGAGAATGCTCGATGAGGGGATTGTAAGCAAATATGCGGTAGGAACAAACGGAGCCGCTTGCTTTGAATACGTTGGTGATGGAGCGCCTCATGAAGCTGTAAGTGTTTATCATTGCAAGTGCGAAGGATGCGGGAAGCTCATCCATGTTCACTGCGATAAAATTAAGGATATAGAACAGCATCTGATCGATGAACATGGTTTTAAAGTCGATCCGTTTCGCACTGTCTTTTACGGTATATGTGAAACATGTATGGATAAATCTAAAGAAAGGTAA
- a CDS encoding ArsR/SmtB family transcription factor: MVKDLAPNCEVNEVHGSTVERVVGAMPEEEEIFDLSELFKVFGDSTRMKILFALFEEKMCVCDLAEALGMTQSAISHQLKILKQAKLVKFSRSGKQVIYELSDEHVRIIIAVGKEHIEER, encoded by the coding sequence ATGGTAAAAGATTTAGCGCCTAACTGCGAGGTTAACGAAGTACATGGAAGCACTGTAGAAAGGGTTGTCGGAGCGATGCCTGAAGAAGAGGAGATATTTGATCTATCCGAGCTCTTCAAGGTGTTTGGTGACTCAACAAGGATGAAGATATTATTTGCACTCTTTGAAGAAAAGATGTGCGTATGCGACTTGGCAGAGGCATTGGGTATGACACAGTCGGCGATTTCTCATCAGCTAAAGATTCTTAAACAGGCTAAGCTAGTCAAATTTTCAAGGTCAGGTAAGCAGGTTATCTATGAGCTTTCAGACGAGCATGTAAGAATTATCATCGCTGTCGGTAAGGAACATATCGAAGAAAGATGA
- a CDS encoding HD domain-containing protein → MHIDKEKQKELFAKYNTPKHVQRHCDEVARVVVVIAERLKDKGIQINVDELRGAALVHDMLRTEKNHDKLGAEVLMNMELPHEAELVRRHMTYYPFNHADRFKEIDILCLADRLVKEDRYVGLDERMQYLIDKPGKTPERTERILNAKAHTQEIIDEIEGVLDISLDELCHKAAE, encoded by the coding sequence ATGCATATTGATAAAGAAAAACAGAAGGAACTATTCGCTAAGTATAATACGCCAAAGCATGTACAGCGTCACTGCGACGAGGTTGCGAGAGTTGTCGTGGTTATCGCTGAACGCCTTAAGGATAAGGGAATACAAATCAATGTGGATGAACTACGAGGTGCGGCATTGGTTCACGACATGTTAAGAACAGAAAAAAATCACGATAAGCTTGGAGCAGAAGTCTTGATGAATATGGAACTTCCACATGAAGCTGAGCTTGTGAGGCGTCATATGACATATTATCCATTTAATCATGCAGATAGATTTAAGGAGATAGATATACTATGTCTTGCTGATCGTCTTGTAAAAGAGGATCGTTATGTGGGTTTAGATGAGAGGATGCAGTACCTGATTGATAAGCCTGGCAAGACTCCAGAGCGAACAGAAAGAATCTTGAACGCAAAGGCTCATACGCAAGAGATAATAGATGAGATAGAGGGAGTCTTAGATATCTCTCTTGACGAACTGTGTCACAAAGCAGCTGAATAG
- the mnmA gene encoding tRNA 2-thiouridine(34) synthase MnmA: MKKKVLVAMSGGVDSSVAALLVKEEGNDATGVTMRLYDNDTIGSDAKTCCSLENINDAKSVAQSLGIPFEVCDFRPEFEEKVISKFISAYEHGITPNPCVDCNRTLKFDELFRAGNQLGQDYIATGHYVIVEHGEDGRYKLKKAVDLSKDQSYVLYSLSQEQLSHTMFPLGSLHKSETRKIAEDHGFINANRKESQDICFIPDGDYSAFIERYTGKKIASGNFVDMDGNILGIHKGIIHYTIGQRKGLGLALKHPMYVQYIDVENNEVVLGSNEDLYTNELTAHNFNWVSIACPDAPFRAKARIRYKHKEAPATITPISETEVTIVFDEPQRAITKGQSVVVYDGDYVVGGGKII, from the coding sequence ATGAAAAAGAAAGTTCTCGTCGCTATGAGCGGCGGAGTGGATAGTAGTGTAGCAGCTCTTCTTGTCAAAGAGGAGGGTAATGATGCAACAGGAGTAACGATGAGGCTGTATGATAATGATACTATCGGCAGTGATGCAAAAACATGCTGCAGCCTTGAGAATATAAATGACGCAAAGAGTGTCGCTCAGAGCCTAGGTATTCCGTTTGAGGTCTGCGACTTCAGACCAGAGTTTGAAGAAAAGGTTATAAGCAAATTTATAAGTGCATATGAACACGGAATCACACCTAATCCTTGTGTTGATTGTAATAGGACTCTAAAGTTCGATGAACTCTTTAGAGCTGGAAATCAATTAGGTCAGGATTATATTGCCACTGGCCATTACGTCATTGTCGAACACGGAGAAGATGGAAGGTATAAGCTTAAGAAAGCTGTCGATTTATCTAAGGATCAGAGTTATGTGCTTTATTCTTTAAGTCAAGAGCAGTTATCACATACGATGTTTCCTCTCGGTTCACTGCACAAATCAGAAACCAGAAAGATTGCGGAGGATCACGGTTTTATCAATGCGAATCGCAAGGAATCTCAAGATATATGCTTTATCCCAGATGGTGACTACTCAGCCTTTATCGAGAGATATACAGGTAAGAAGATTGCTTCTGGCAATTTTGTAGATATGGACGGCAATATACTCGGTATCCATAAGGGCATAATACACTACACAATTGGTCAACGTAAAGGGCTAGGGCTCGCACTTAAACACCCGATGTACGTACAGTATATCGACGTTGAGAACAACGAAGTAGTGCTCGGTTCAAACGAGGATCTATACACTAACGAGCTTACCGCGCATAATTTCAACTGGGTTTCAATAGCCTGCCCTGATGCGCCTTTCAGAGCTAAGGCAAGAATTAGATATAAGCACAAAGAAGCGCCGGCCACCATTACGCCTATAAGCGAAACTGAAGTTACAATCGTCTTCGATGAACCTCAGCGTGCCATAACAAAAGGGCAGTCAGTCGTTGTATACGACGGTGACTATGTCGTAGGTGGAGGAAAAATTATCTAA
- a CDS encoding heavy metal translocating P-type ATPase yields MSKKQINRRNRIAASLVCFLVLMILEFVGVLDGIHGFVLFIIYFIPYIIVGNDVIIRAAKNIRNGQIFDENFLMMIATFAAFGLGLFGDTQYSEALAVMLFYQIGEAFQDYAVGQSRASITEMMEIAPESAFVLNGDETEEVDPEDVEIGSMVVVRPGDKVPLDGVVIEGESFIDTSALTGESVPRRVSEGDDIISGCVNGEGMLKIRVTKEYDDSTVAKILELVENASARKAVLENFVTRFARVYTPIVTIGAAFLAVAMPLVFGLSWSDGIERACNFLIVSCPCALVISVPLGFFGGIGAASKIGVLVKGSNFLEAAASLDTMVFDKTGTLTRGEFKVSKLVPAEGTTEDELIELAAYGEAFATHPIGKSILEAAKDKEIDKSRLEDVINLTGKGTSAMLDGKSLLVGSRKLLDENEVEDVSGVYGSELGTITFVSYDEKYKGYIVVSDTIKDEARESIAELKREGVKKAVMLTGDRKATAEAVAKELGLDVVRYELLPADKIEEVEKLIEGNHNTGAKLGYVGDGINDAPVLMRADVGFAMGSLGSDAAIEAADIVLMDDDLRKLPLILRIAKRTMRIVKSNIAFAIGVKLIILALSALGLVSMWYAVFGDVGVSIICIINSMRVLKFKQ; encoded by the coding sequence ATGAGCAAGAAGCAAATAAATAGGAGAAATAGGATAGCAGCATCACTCGTGTGCTTCTTAGTATTGATGATACTCGAGTTTGTAGGCGTGTTAGATGGAATTCACGGATTTGTGCTGTTTATAATTTACTTCATTCCATATATTATAGTCGGTAATGATGTAATCATAAGAGCGGCAAAGAATATCAGAAATGGTCAGATCTTTGATGAGAATTTTCTTATGATGATTGCAACATTTGCTGCATTTGGACTGGGCTTATTTGGAGACACACAGTATTCAGAGGCACTCGCCGTCATGCTTTTCTATCAGATAGGTGAAGCATTCCAGGATTATGCTGTCGGTCAGTCGAGAGCTTCTATTACTGAAATGATGGAGATTGCTCCCGAATCAGCATTTGTACTTAATGGAGATGAGACTGAAGAGGTAGATCCTGAGGATGTCGAAATAGGCAGCATGGTCGTGGTTAGACCTGGCGATAAGGTTCCACTTGATGGAGTAGTAATCGAAGGAGAGTCTTTTATCGATACGTCAGCTCTGACAGGGGAATCTGTCCCTAGGAGAGTTTCTGAGGGCGATGATATCATATCGGGATGTGTAAACGGCGAAGGTATGCTCAAAATTAGAGTTACCAAAGAGTATGATGATTCAACAGTCGCAAAGATTTTAGAACTGGTTGAAAATGCTAGTGCTAGGAAGGCTGTCCTCGAGAACTTCGTAACGAGATTTGCGCGTGTGTATACACCTATAGTTACTATAGGTGCTGCGTTTCTGGCTGTAGCCATGCCTCTTGTGTTCGGCTTATCATGGTCAGATGGTATAGAGAGAGCCTGCAACTTCCTGATTGTATCTTGTCCATGTGCACTCGTTATTTCAGTTCCGCTCGGGTTCTTTGGAGGCATTGGGGCAGCATCCAAGATTGGAGTTCTCGTAAAGGGGAGCAACTTCCTCGAAGCAGCAGCGAGCCTTGATACAATGGTCTTTGACAAGACGGGAACACTCACAAGGGGAGAATTTAAAGTATCAAAACTTGTACCAGCAGAGGGTACAACTGAAGACGAGTTAATAGAACTCGCCGCATATGGCGAAGCATTTGCAACACATCCAATAGGAAAGTCAATACTAGAAGCCGCAAAGGATAAGGAAATTGATAAGAGTAGGCTTGAAGATGTGATCAATCTAACCGGAAAAGGCACATCAGCTATGTTAGATGGAAAATCTCTACTTGTAGGTAGCCGTAAACTTCTCGATGAAAATGAAGTAGAAGATGTGAGTGGAGTATATGGCTCCGAGCTGGGAACTATCACATTTGTATCGTATGACGAGAAGTATAAAGGATATATAGTGGTATCTGATACCATTAAGGATGAAGCTAGAGAAAGTATCGCTGAACTTAAGCGTGAGGGTGTCAAGAAGGCGGTTATGCTCACGGGCGACAGGAAAGCGACTGCAGAGGCTGTAGCCAAAGAGCTTGGACTCGATGTAGTTAGGTATGAGCTGCTTCCAGCTGACAAGATTGAGGAGGTTGAGAAGCTCATAGAAGGAAATCATAATACTGGGGCTAAACTTGGCTATGTAGGAGATGGAATAAACGATGCTCCTGTGCTGATGAGAGCTGATGTCGGATTCGCCATGGGGTCGCTAGGATCAGATGCGGCAATAGAGGCAGCAGACATCGTTCTGATGGATGATGATTTGCGCAAGCTACCACTGATCTTAAGAATAGCTAAGCGAACGATGCGGATTGTAAAATCTAATATTGCATTTGCTATAGGGGTAAAGCTCATCATTCTTGCATTGTCTGCACTAGGACTCGTTTCAATGTGGTATGCAGTGTTTGGAGATGTAGGAGTTAGCATCATATGCATTATAAATTCGATGCGCGTACTTAAATTTAAACAGTAG